The Bacteroidota bacterium genome includes the window TTCAACAATGATAAAACACTTTCATTTACTTATGAAATTACAATTCGAAACACAAAATCCACTGCAATAAAGTTGGAAATAGAAGATCAAATTCCTATTTCTCAAAACGAAGAAATAAAAATCGAATTACTTGAATCCAGCAAGGCTGAATTGAACTCAGATTCAGGACAACTGAAATGGCAAATAAGTTTGAAGCCTAAGGAAGTTCGAAAAATAATCTTTTCATACAAAGTTACCTATCCTAAAAGTAAACAATTAGCGGGTTTGTAACTTGCTAATGCAAAAAAATTGGTCGAAAAGGGATGAACAAACTATTGTTCATCCTTTTTTTTATAACATTATTCTTTTGAGTAAACATTGCTATAACTTTGATACACCATAAGTTTTTAATGCACCACAGAATATTACTCATCCTATTAATTTTCTTTACAACTACAAAAGTAAAAGGAGATACTAACTTTTTAGCTCAAAGCAAGAGCAGCTCAGATTCTATTGAGAAATTATTTACAATTGGTAAATCTGTTAGCGATACCAATTACAAACAGGGATTAGTATACTTATTCAAAGCACTTAGTATAGCTGAAAGAACATCAGATTTAGCAAATGCTGCTAAGGTCTGCAATACAATTGGAATAGTGCACAAATCAATTGGGGATTATCGCACATCATTAAATTACCAATTTAAGTCATTACAGCTGCAATTAAAATTAAAAAATAAGGACGGAGTAGCTCGTGCATATAATAATATTTCTTTGGTTTATTCTTTAAAGAATGATTTTCTGACTGCAATTGAATACCAATTAAGAAGTATTAAAATAAAAGAAGAAAATGGCGATGAACATGGTTTGGCGATTTCGTATGAAAATTTAGGAAAGATTTATTCTGATCAAAAGAATAGTAAAAAGGCACTCTATTATTTTTTTTTAGCCTTTAAAATTAATTCTGAATTTAAGGACAGTGTAGGAATTATTTACGATTATCAATCTATTGGTAATGAGTATTTTGTTAAAAATCGATTGGAATTAGCGAGAGAATTTTACAATAAAGCTCTAAAATTAAAAATCAATCAAAAAATTATTGATAAAGAAATTGCTGATATATATAATCGATTAGGAGATTTATTTGCTGAAACAAATGAAGTGGAAAGAGCATTACATTTTTATAAAACAGCATTGGGTATTAATCAGAAATTGAATAATAGACGAAATGTTTCAATTAATTATTTCAATATTGGCTCTTTACTCTTGAAAGTTGGGAGTTATCAAGAGGCAAAAACTTATCTCGTTGATTGTAAGAAAATTGCGACTGAAATAGATTATTTAGATTTATTGTGTGATGTTTATGAAAAATTGATGTTAACACACGAAAAAACGGGAAACCTAAATGAAGCACTCAATTACTCTAAATTATACAATGTTTCTAAAAATAAAATGAGCACATTGAATAATTACGAGAAATTAAATGAATTGGGAATTAAATATGAGACAGAAAAAAAGGAAAAAGAAATTAAGTTATTAAATCAAGACAAATCACTTAAAACGGCTGAAATTTCACATCAAAAATTAGTTAAAAATTATTTTATAGGATTAGCAATCATAATCTTGATTTCGTCATCATTTATTTTTCGTTTGTACCGCAATAAACTAAATGATAATAAGCTTTTGGCTGCACAAAAGGCAGAAATTGAATCACAGAAAAAATCTATAACAGATAGTATAAATTATGCTTACAGAATTCAAAAATCTATTTTACCCACTTGTGAGCATTTTAATGAAATTTTACCGGAATCTTTTGTGTTTAATAAACCTAAAGATATTGTAAGCGGAGATTTTTATTGGTTGCATGAAACTTCACCGTTCAAGTATTCATCAGTTAACTCAAAAGTTTTTCTTGCTTTAGCCGATTGCACAGGTCATGGGGTTCCTGGTGCATTTATGAGCATGATGGGTGTAGAATTGTTGAATGAGGCGGTTAACGAAAGCCATTCTCCTGCAAAAATTTTAGAAATTGTTGATGATGGGATTAGGAGAGCATTGCATACAAACCAACATGAATCTAAAAAAGATGGGATGGACATGGCTTTATGTGCTTTTGATTTTGATAAAAATACCTTGAAGTATTGTGGGGCAAACCGCCCAATTTATAGAATTCGAAACGGGGATTTGGAAATTTTTTATCCACAAAAAGCCGCAATTGGTTTCAGCGATCAAGGATTTAAGTTTGAGAACATAGAAATTGAATTGCAAAAAAATGACAATATCTATCTTTTTTCTGATGGATATGCTGATCAATTTGGGGGAGAAAGGGATAAAAAATTGACAACTAAAAAATTCAAAGATCTTTTACTTAGACTTCAGCCTTTACCAATGCGAAACCAAGGAATGGAATTAGAAAAATTCATTACAGATTGGTCTGGAAACAATTCTCAAGTTGATGATATGTTGGTTATTGGTTTAAAAGTGTAACTAATATAGTTCTCCTTATCTATGAGTACATTTCCACATTTTTTTCAACTAAGTGCGATGGATTGTGGACCATCTTGCCTTAAATCAATAGCAAAATTCTATAATCGAGAAATTTCGATTGACCTATTAAGACAAAAGTGTCAAATATCCCGCATTGGTGTTAGTTTGTTGGGCATTTCAGAAGCTGCTGAATTTATTGGATTAAAAACCTTAGCTGCAAAAGTTTCCTTTGAGCAATTGATCGAAAACAAGGCTTTTCCATGCATTGTACATTGGAATCAAAATCATTTTGTCATTGTTTATAAGATCAAAGGAAACAGTGTTTTTGTATGCGACCCTGCTAAAGGAAATCTTATTATACAAAAAGCAGATTTTATTGAGAAATGGAAACAAAAAAATGAAATGGGAGTGGCACTTTTTATGGAGCCTACGGCTGAATTTTTCAAAAACGATGATGAGGCCAAAAATGTTGTTGAAAGTAAATGGAGGTTTTTGTTTAGTTACTTAAAGAAATATCAAAAGAATTTTTTTTATCTTTTTATTGGTTTGCTTTTTAGTACTAGTATTTTGTTAGTAACACCTTTTTTAACGCAAATTCTTATTGATAAAGGAATAGTCAATAGAGATTAAATTTGGTTTATTTAATTTTATTAGGACAACTATCATTATTTGCCGGTAGTATTTCAATCGAAATGATTAGAAACTGGCAATTACTTCATATTGGTACGAAGGTAAATATTGCCTTAGTATCAGATTTTATCCGAAAACTCTTTAAATTACCTATTAAATTTCATCATACGCATTTCCTTGGTGAATTAATTCAAAGAATTAATGATCATAAACGACTTGAAAATTTACTTACTGTAAAAACAATCTCGTTGATTTTTGCAACAATCAATTTATTGCTGTTTGGGCCAATTTTGATTTATTATAATTCAACAGTCTTTTTTATTTTTATCTCAGGTGGGATTATTGGCATATTGTGGATTTTAATATTCATGAGAGAAAGAGGCAGAATTGATTATTTGTTTTTCGAATTACAGGGCGAGCAACAGGGAAAAATTATTGATTTATTAGGAGGGATAGAAGACATAAAAATCAGCAATAGTGCCAACCAAAAAAGATGGGAATGGGAAGAATTACAAAACAAAATATATAAACTTAAAATAAAGGCGCTAAAACTTGACCAAATTCAGCACAATGGTTTTGATATAATTATACGATTAACAGGAATATTACTTACCATTTTTACAGCTAAATTGGTTATTGAAAATAGATTAAGTCTTGGGACCATGTTTGCCATTAATCTTATTCTGGGTCAATTATCTGCACCCTTGTATTCTTTTGTCGATTTTATTCCTGCATGGCAAGACGCTAAGCTTGCTATGTTGCGAATTAATCATATTCATAACCAAAAAAATGAGGAGACAAATCAATTCAATGCAATTAAAGAAATTCCATCAACTGGTTCAATTACATTTGAAAATGTATCTTTTTCTTACTATGGTTCCGGAGGGGATATGATTTTAAAGAAGTTGAACTTTGAAATAGAAAGAGGTAAAGTTACTGCTATTGTTGGGGCAAGTGGAAGTGGTAAGTCAACTTTGCTTAAATTGCTATTAAAATTTTTCGAACCTACTGAAGGAGTAATTCGATTAGGTCAAAGTAATTTTGAAGATTTATCTGCAAAGCAATGGAGGGACCAATGTGGAGTTGTAATGCAAGGGGGAAAAGTGTTTTCAGATACGATAGTTAATAATATAGCACTAGGTCAAGAAATTGATATGGAACAAATTGTTATGATATCAGCTCTTGCAAACCTCGACGATTTTGTAAATAGCAATTTGCCGATGGGATATTTTACAAAAATTGGTGAAGAAGGATTGCATTTGAGCGAAGGACAAAAGCAAAGGTTGTTATTGGCGAGAGCTATGTACAAAAATCCCGAGGTTCTAATTTTAGATGAGGCTACTAGTTCATTAGATGCCAAAAATGAAGGTGAGATAATGAAGAGTATTTCAGAATTTAAAAAAAATAAAACAATAGTAATCGTTGCACATAGACTAAATACAGTGAGAAATGCAGATAAAATACTAGTTTTAAATGAAGGCCATGTAATTGAATCAGGAAATCATAAGAATTTACTTGAAAAAGGCGAATTTTATTTCAATTTGATTAAAGAACAATTGACCTAAAAAAAGTTATTAAAAAAAATCTAAAAACTTGTTTTTGTTAAACTTTTTATTATTTTTGCTGGGAAATAATTTAAAAACTTAAAAAATGAAAAAAAATATTCACGATTTTAAATTAAGTAATCTTACACTATTAGAAAAAAAATCAATTGTTGGTGGAAAAGGTTCAGTAACAAATAGAGACCAATATGCTAAAGGTTCAGTAACAAATAGAGACCAATATGCTAAAGGTTCAGTAACAAATAGAGACCAATATGCTAAAACTTCAGGTGCTATTGGAGATTAATAAGTTTCACTCTATTTAGTTTCTTGCAATTTTAATTGTTTCTATCTCACTTAAATTAAAATTGCTAGTAATTTTAAAAGGAGAAGATGTTTTTACATCCTCTCCTTTTTGTTTTATTAAGTTTTTTGATATAAACAACATTTACATCAATAATAAAGTCCTGAAGAAAACTATAAGACTAATCCAAAAGTTGATAATCTGTATTACTGACAAGTTGCTCTACAGAAGAGCTTGTTTCCACTTCCAGATTGCGGTTGAATAATATATATTGTTTTGGACAAAAACACCAACTTTTTTCGGCACCTTTGGCTGTATTATACTTAGTTGTATCCTACTCTTGATAATAAACACGCTTAACCCTTCTCGAAACATTTGTTAATACCTCATAGGGTATTGTTCCAATATCTTTCGCAATTTGATTAATTGAATAGCTATCCCCAAATACAATAACTTCATTCCCTTCATTTACATTCAAGTTAGTTACGTCCAGCATGCACATGTCCATACAAATACTGCCTAATGTTGGGGCTATTTGTCCATTGATAA containing:
- a CDS encoding ATP-binding cassette domain-containing protein; amino-acid sequence: MVYLILLGQLSLFAGSISIEMIRNWQLLHIGTKVNIALVSDFIRKLFKLPIKFHHTHFLGELIQRINDHKRLENLLTVKTISLIFATINLLLFGPILIYYNSTVFFIFISGGIIGILWILIFMRERGRIDYLFFELQGEQQGKIIDLLGGIEDIKISNSANQKRWEWEELQNKIYKLKIKALKLDQIQHNGFDIIIRLTGILLTIFTAKLVIENRLSLGTMFAINLILGQLSAPLYSFVDFIPAWQDAKLAMLRINHIHNQKNEETNQFNAIKEIPSTGSITFENVSFSYYGSGGDMILKKLNFEIERGKVTAIVGASGSGKSTLLKLLLKFFEPTEGVIRLGQSNFEDLSAKQWRDQCGVVMQGGKVFSDTIVNNIALGQEIDMEQIVMISALANLDDFVNSNLPMGYFTKIGEEGLHLSEGQKQRLLLARAMYKNPEVLILDEATSSLDAKNEGEIMKSISEFKKNKTIVIVAHRLNTVRNADKILVLNEGHVIESGNHKNLLEKGEFYFNLIKEQLT
- a CDS encoding tetratricopeptide repeat protein — protein: MIHHKFLMHHRILLILLIFFTTTKVKGDTNFLAQSKSSSDSIEKLFTIGKSVSDTNYKQGLVYLFKALSIAERTSDLANAAKVCNTIGIVHKSIGDYRTSLNYQFKSLQLQLKLKNKDGVARAYNNISLVYSLKNDFLTAIEYQLRSIKIKEENGDEHGLAISYENLGKIYSDQKNSKKALYYFFLAFKINSEFKDSVGIIYDYQSIGNEYFVKNRLELAREFYNKALKLKINQKIIDKEIADIYNRLGDLFAETNEVERALHFYKTALGINQKLNNRRNVSINYFNIGSLLLKVGSYQEAKTYLVDCKKIATEIDYLDLLCDVYEKLMLTHEKTGNLNEALNYSKLYNVSKNKMSTLNNYEKLNELGIKYETEKKEKEIKLLNQDKSLKTAEISHQKLVKNYFIGLAIIILISSSFIFRLYRNKLNDNKLLAAQKAEIESQKKSITDSINYAYRIQKSILPTCEHFNEILPESFVFNKPKDIVSGDFYWLHETSPFKYSSVNSKVFLALADCTGHGVPGAFMSMMGVELLNEAVNESHSPAKILEIVDDGIRRALHTNQHESKKDGMDMALCAFDFDKNTLKYCGANRPIYRIRNGDLEIFYPQKAAIGFSDQGFKFENIEIELQKNDNIYLFSDGYADQFGGERDKKLTTKKFKDLLLRLQPLPMRNQGMELEKFITDWSGNNSQVDDMLVIGLKV